The following coding sequences lie in one Isoptericola variabilis 225 genomic window:
- a CDS encoding aminoacyl-tRNA deacylase: MTPEERAHAALEESGIAFEITRHGRVRSLAEAAEARGVAPEQIVKTIVVRRAEDDYLFVLVPGGRTISWPRLRALLGVSRLSMPDQHVARDVTGYERGTITPFGSIRPWPVVADTRVAEAGTVSVGAGAHGAAATVDGAELVRVLSARVADVTDPEGEG, from the coding sequence TTGACGCCCGAGGAGCGTGCGCACGCCGCGCTCGAGGAGTCCGGGATCGCGTTCGAGATCACCCGGCACGGCCGCGTGCGCTCGCTCGCGGAGGCTGCGGAGGCCCGCGGCGTCGCGCCCGAGCAGATCGTCAAGACCATCGTGGTCCGCCGTGCAGAGGACGACTACCTGTTCGTGCTCGTCCCGGGCGGCCGGACGATCTCGTGGCCGCGCCTGCGCGCGCTCCTCGGCGTGTCGCGGCTGTCGATGCCCGACCAGCACGTCGCGCGCGACGTCACCGGGTACGAGCGTGGGACGATCACGCCGTTCGGCTCGATCCGGCCCTGGCCGGTGGTCGCCGACACGAGGGTCGCCGAAGCGGGTACGGTGTCGGTCGGAGCAGGTGCGCACGGCGCCGCGGCCACCGTCGACGGCGCCGAGCTCGTCCGGGTGCTCTCCGCGCGGGTGGCCGACGTCACCGACCCGGAGGGCGAGGGGTAG
- the hrpA gene encoding ATP-dependent RNA helicase HrpA, producing MSTEPSSPQQPAGDGGARRRRRGGRGRGSAGGQSGPNAQDPQQRGGPERRNRPNRSTSVRTPRVSAAQLERAAQARAAVVVPPITYPEQLPVSARRADIARAIRENQVVVVAGETGSGKTTQLPKIALELGRGRAGQIGHTQPRRIAARSVAERIAEELGTELGGVIGYQVRFTDESSEDTLVKVMTDGILLAQIQRDPELRAYDTLIIDEAHERSLNIDFLLGYLSRLLPRRPDLKLIITSATIDSERFAAHFSPAHLAEIGGAPEAVVDVLPDHAPVVEVSGRTYPVEIRYRPLSPDTDPDAPAKKKGEEKDLVTGIVEACDELMAEGPGDILVFLSGEREIHDAADALEGHLGERVRDPKRPDHVEILPLYSRLSAAEQHRVFQSHPGRRIVLSTNVAETSLTVPGIHYVVDPGTARISRYSKQTKVQRLPIEPISQASANQRSGRSGRVADGIAIRLYSQEDFERRPEYTEPEILRTSLASVLLQMISVGVVESPDDVARFPFVEKPDTRAVRDGVQLLTELGALETEDGRTRLTDVGRTLAQLPMDPRLARMIIEGSRLGVAREVAIIAAALSIQDPRERPAEERAQADQQHARFTDPRSDFLTYLNLWEYVRAQQHAMGSSAFRRMCKAEHLNFLRIREWQDVVAQLREMAKPLGIDMSFRPSARSGDLSGPGRGMDQPEPDSSEKYTLEWDGDTIHRALLAGLLSQIGMQDTGEIKASSVAHLRGEARARALRQAAKRARNEYLGARGARFAIFPGSPLSKKPPAWIMAGELVETSRLWARDVARIEPEWAEELAAHLVKRTYSDPHWSSKQGAAMATEKVLLYGIPIVSDRKVLYAKVDPEAAREMFVRHALVEGQWTTHHRFFAENRRLLAEAEELEARSRRRGLVASEDDLFAFYDERVPASVVSARHFDRWWKTAQRENPDLLTFTLDQLVDTSAVDTSEFPEAWTQGEVTLPLTYQFQPGTDADGVTVHIPLSILNRVVPDGFDWMVPGLLEELCVATIRSLPKAVRRELVPAPDVGAAVARWLRENTPSWEDMTRAGDMASPFHVEFSRAVRALRDVVIPDDVWDAERVERLPAHLRMTFRVEERRGAKTVVVDESKDLVALQKRLAAKAEAAVRAAVKGAVGVALEEARSRAASPAPARPGQPGRPSDAASSASSSGSPSAVVAERSNLSSWPADLPDGRLPDAVSTDLGGGVVVRGYPAVVEEEDAKGQPTVALRVLADAAERDARHAAGVRRLLLAQTGLQSGRITSRWTAKQSLTLAAAPYRNTDALVADLQLAAVTALTSPDAEKAPGTPTGGPVAVQIRDADSYDDAKAFVRQHLEDEIYRVVGHVVAALSAWRTIEGEVRSSSSLALLNTLQDIRDHVATLVHDGFVSATPPRRLPHLVRYLRAASYRLEKAQASPHRDAELAWRVHDVTEAYDKARAAYAAGPADPARAAELAEVRWLIEELRVSLFAQQLGTDGPVSEKRIRKILTPSGW from the coding sequence GTGAGTACCGAGCCCTCCTCCCCCCAGCAGCCCGCCGGCGACGGCGGTGCGCGCCGTCGCCGTCGCGGCGGCCGGGGTCGTGGCTCGGCCGGGGGCCAGAGCGGCCCCAACGCCCAGGACCCGCAGCAGCGCGGCGGCCCCGAGCGACGGAACCGCCCGAACCGTTCGACGAGCGTCCGCACCCCCCGGGTGAGCGCCGCCCAGCTCGAGCGCGCCGCGCAGGCACGTGCCGCCGTCGTCGTGCCGCCCATCACGTACCCCGAGCAGCTGCCGGTCTCGGCGCGGCGCGCGGACATCGCGCGCGCGATCCGCGAGAACCAGGTGGTCGTCGTCGCGGGCGAGACGGGCTCGGGGAAGACGACGCAGCTGCCGAAGATCGCGCTCGAGCTGGGCCGCGGGCGCGCGGGGCAGATCGGGCACACCCAGCCACGGCGCATCGCGGCCCGCTCCGTGGCCGAGCGCATCGCCGAAGAACTCGGGACGGAGCTGGGCGGCGTCATCGGGTACCAGGTGCGGTTCACCGACGAGTCGAGCGAGGACACGCTCGTCAAGGTCATGACCGACGGCATCCTGCTCGCGCAGATCCAGCGCGACCCGGAGCTGCGCGCGTACGACACGCTCATCATCGACGAGGCGCACGAGCGGTCGCTCAACATCGACTTCCTGCTGGGCTACCTGTCCCGCCTGCTGCCGCGCCGGCCGGACCTCAAGCTCATCATCACGTCGGCGACGATCGACTCCGAGCGGTTCGCGGCGCACTTCTCCCCCGCTCACCTCGCCGAGATCGGCGGGGCGCCCGAGGCGGTCGTCGACGTGCTGCCCGACCACGCACCGGTGGTGGAGGTCTCGGGCCGGACGTACCCCGTCGAGATCCGGTACCGCCCGCTGTCCCCGGACACCGACCCGGACGCGCCCGCGAAGAAGAAGGGCGAGGAGAAGGACCTCGTCACCGGCATCGTCGAGGCGTGCGACGAGCTCATGGCCGAGGGGCCGGGCGACATCCTCGTGTTCCTCTCGGGCGAGCGCGAGATCCACGACGCCGCCGACGCGCTCGAGGGCCACCTCGGCGAGCGCGTGCGCGACCCCAAGCGTCCCGACCACGTCGAGATCCTGCCGCTGTACTCGCGGCTGTCCGCGGCGGAGCAGCACCGGGTCTTCCAGTCGCACCCCGGCCGGCGCATCGTGCTGTCGACCAACGTCGCCGAGACGTCGCTGACCGTGCCCGGCATCCACTACGTCGTCGACCCCGGCACCGCGCGCATCTCGCGCTACTCCAAGCAGACCAAGGTCCAGCGGCTGCCGATCGAGCCGATCTCGCAGGCCTCGGCCAACCAGCGCTCCGGGCGGTCCGGGCGCGTGGCCGACGGCATCGCGATCCGGCTGTACTCGCAGGAGGACTTCGAGCGCCGCCCCGAGTACACCGAGCCGGAGATCCTGCGCACCTCGCTCGCGTCGGTGCTGCTGCAGATGATCTCCGTCGGCGTGGTCGAGTCGCCCGACGACGTCGCGCGCTTCCCGTTCGTCGAGAAGCCCGACACGCGGGCCGTGCGCGACGGCGTGCAGCTGCTCACCGAGCTCGGCGCGCTGGAGACGGAGGACGGCCGGACGCGGCTGACCGACGTCGGGCGCACGCTCGCGCAGCTGCCCATGGACCCGCGCCTGGCGCGCATGATCATCGAGGGCTCGCGGCTCGGCGTCGCGCGAGAGGTCGCGATCATCGCCGCCGCGCTGTCGATCCAGGACCCGCGCGAGCGGCCCGCCGAGGAGCGCGCGCAGGCCGACCAGCAGCACGCCCGGTTCACCGACCCGCGGTCCGACTTCCTCACGTACCTCAACCTGTGGGAGTACGTCCGCGCGCAGCAGCACGCGATGGGCTCGTCCGCGTTCCGGCGCATGTGCAAGGCGGAGCACCTCAACTTCCTGCGCATCCGCGAGTGGCAGGACGTCGTCGCGCAGCTGCGCGAGATGGCCAAGCCGCTGGGCATCGACATGTCGTTCCGGCCCTCGGCCCGCTCTGGCGACCTGTCAGGCCCAGGCCGGGGTATGGACCAGCCTGAGCCTGACAGCTCGGAGAAGTACACGCTCGAGTGGGACGGCGACACGATCCACCGCGCGCTGCTCGCGGGGCTGCTCAGCCAGATCGGCATGCAGGACACGGGCGAGATCAAGGCGTCGTCGGTCGCGCACCTGCGCGGCGAGGCGCGCGCCCGCGCGCTGCGTCAGGCCGCCAAGCGGGCGCGCAACGAGTACCTCGGCGCCCGCGGGGCGCGGTTCGCGATCTTCCCCGGCTCGCCGCTGAGCAAGAAGCCGCCGGCCTGGATCATGGCGGGCGAGCTCGTCGAGACGTCGCGACTGTGGGCGCGCGACGTCGCGCGCATCGAGCCCGAGTGGGCCGAGGAGCTCGCCGCGCACCTCGTCAAGCGCACGTACTCCGACCCGCACTGGTCGTCCAAGCAGGGCGCGGCCATGGCCACGGAGAAGGTGCTGCTCTACGGCATCCCCATCGTGAGCGACCGCAAGGTCCTCTACGCGAAGGTCGACCCCGAGGCCGCGCGCGAGATGTTCGTCCGGCACGCGCTCGTCGAGGGCCAGTGGACGACGCACCACCGCTTCTTCGCGGAGAACCGCCGTCTGCTCGCCGAGGCGGAGGAGCTCGAGGCGCGCTCGCGCCGGCGCGGGCTCGTCGCGTCCGAGGACGACCTCTTCGCGTTCTACGACGAGCGCGTGCCGGCATCGGTCGTCAGCGCGCGGCACTTCGACCGGTGGTGGAAGACGGCGCAGCGCGAGAATCCCGACCTGCTCACCTTCACGCTCGACCAGCTCGTCGACACCTCCGCCGTCGACACGTCCGAGTTCCCCGAGGCGTGGACGCAGGGCGAGGTCACGCTCCCCCTCACCTACCAGTTCCAGCCCGGGACCGACGCCGACGGCGTCACCGTCCACATCCCCCTGTCGATCCTCAACCGCGTCGTGCCCGACGGGTTCGACTGGATGGTCCCCGGCCTGCTCGAGGAGCTCTGCGTCGCGACCATCCGCTCGCTGCCCAAGGCCGTGCGTCGCGAGCTCGTGCCCGCGCCCGACGTCGGTGCCGCCGTCGCGCGCTGGCTGCGGGAGAACACGCCCTCGTGGGAGGACATGACGCGCGCGGGCGACATGGCCTCGCCCTTCCACGTCGAGTTCTCGCGCGCCGTGCGGGCCCTGCGCGACGTCGTCATCCCCGACGACGTGTGGGACGCCGAGCGCGTCGAGCGGCTGCCCGCGCACCTGCGCATGACGTTCCGCGTCGAGGAGCGGCGGGGTGCCAAGACCGTCGTCGTCGACGAGTCGAAGGACCTCGTGGCGCTGCAGAAGCGGCTGGCTGCCAAGGCCGAGGCGGCCGTTCGGGCTGCGGTCAAGGGTGCTGTGGGGGTTGCTCTCGAGGAGGCTCGGTCGCGTGCGGCGAGCCCGGCTCCCGCCAGGCCCGGCCAGCCTGGACGTCCGTCCGACGCCGCCTCGTCGGCCTCGTCGTCCGGGTCGCCTTCCGCCGTGGTCGCGGAGCGTTCGAACCTCTCCTCCTGGCCCGCGGACCTTCCGGACGGGCGGCTGCCGGACGCCGTGTCGACCGACCTCGGGGGCGGGGTCGTCGTGCGCGGCTACCCGGCTGTCGTCGAGGAGGAGGACGCGAAGGGGCAGCCCACGGTGGCGCTGCGGGTGCTGGCCGACGCCGCGGAGCGGGACGCGAGGCATGCGGCGGGTGTGCGGCGGCTGCTGCTCGCGCAGACCGGCCTGCAGAGCGGGCGCATCACGTCGCGGTGGACGGCGAAGCAGTCGCTCACGCTCGCGGCGGCGCCGTACCGGAACACCGACGCGCTCGTCGCGGACCTGCAGCTGGCCGCGGTCACCGCGCTGACCAGCCCGGACGCCGAGAAGGCGCCGGGCACGCCGACCGGCGGACCCGTCGCCGTACAGATCCGGGACGCCGACTCGTACGACGACGCGAAGGCGTTCGTCCGCCAGCACCTGGAGGACGAGATCTACCGGGTCGTCGGGCACGTCGTGGCCGCCCTGTCGGCGTGGCGGACGATCGAGGGCGAGGTGCGCTCGTCGTCCTCCCTTGCCCTGCTCAACACGCTGCAGGACATCCGCGACCACGTCGCGACGCTCGTCCACGACGGGTTCGTCTCCGCGACCCCGCCCCGCCGGCTGCCGCACCTCGTGCGCTACCTGCGCGCGGCGTCGTACCGGCTCGAGAAGGCGCAGGCGAGCCCCCACCGGGACGCCGAGCTCGCGTGGCGCGTGCACGACGTGACCGAGGCGTACGACAAGGCGAGGGCCGCGTACGCGGCCGGGCCGGCCGACCCCGCGCGGGCGGCCGAGCTCGCCGAGGTGCGGTGGCTCATCGAGGAGCTGCGGGTGTCTCTGTTCGCGCAACAGCTCGGCACCGACGGGCCCGTCAGCGAGAAGAGGATCCGGAAGATACTCACCCCGTCCGGGTGGTGA
- a CDS encoding arginase family protein — MLVALGGDNALTVPAALGAWGDALGTAGLVTLDAHHDLRGELAAAVGRAEATGRGNGLTGPTPDPRARSYRRSRRRTPGVRPRDRRYDLGEEGRRM; from the coding sequence GTGCTCGTCGCGCTGGGAGGCGACAACGCGCTGACCGTGCCGGCGGCGCTCGGCGCGTGGGGCGACGCGCTGGGGACCGCGGGGCTCGTGACGCTCGACGCGCACCACGACCTGCGCGGCGAGCTCGCCGCGGCGGTGGGTCGGGCCGAGGCGACGGGGCGAGGGAACGGCCTGACCGGCCCAACCCCCGACCCGCGCGCGAGGTCGTACCGCAGGTCGCGACGTCGTACCCCTGGGGTACGACCTCGCGACCGGAGGTACGACCTCGGCGAAGAAGGCCGCCGAATGTGA
- a CDS encoding type II toxin-antitoxin system VapC family toxin, giving the protein MNRYILDTNVFAELVRPAPEAHVIRWVRARDEELWTTSVVVGELLFGIARLPPGRCREGLRASILSILEDRFADRVLPFDEKAAVEYAAVRVHQERVGRPAGDLDAMVAAVARAHGAAVVTRNVRHFADAGVDVVDPWSPASLSGGEGHG; this is encoded by the coding sequence GTGAACCGCTACATCCTGGACACCAACGTGTTCGCCGAGCTCGTCAGGCCGGCGCCCGAGGCGCACGTGATCCGCTGGGTCAGGGCGCGCGACGAAGAGCTGTGGACGACGTCCGTCGTCGTCGGCGAGCTCCTCTTCGGGATCGCCCGACTGCCACCCGGCCGGTGCAGGGAGGGCCTGCGGGCGTCGATCCTGTCGATCCTTGAGGACCGCTTCGCGGACCGCGTCCTCCCGTTCGACGAGAAGGCGGCGGTCGAGTACGCGGCCGTGCGCGTGCATCAGGAGCGCGTGGGCCGTCCTGCGGGTGACCTCGATGCGATGGTGGCCGCCGTGGCGCGCGCCCACGGCGCTGCCGTCGTCACCCGGAACGTCCGGCACTTCGCCGACGCGGGCGTCGACGTCGTGGACCCGTGGTCGCCCGCCTCCCTGTCCGGGGGCGAAGGCCACGGGTAG
- a CDS encoding D-alanyl-D-alanine carboxypeptidase family protein, with protein sequence MSQREDADQAARADVEGDVAVGRRRGAVRVLGSAVGSVVLAVGFLASSVASVPWNSFPSHQYVAAPEPEPVSVGRIGGVGTTAAGPQTIAQVMEVLERAERAALSAGHPRTTEIDQAAAELGMLLAVYTAQQSALADPRPGVVPPEQRAGAGAAGTDDTAVPVSDAAPVANTLAPDGGGSPEPGTSPSAPAAADVPRALADPHADEAEAHEHGDETVTFEDVVVAAMRLANLLDPAAATYVADILPADGLSPRAVDAARAQLTESLLEVVERYAGSLDGFRNGRIPASALCPLEFAPGHLLRCDAAEQLTRLSEAYEAKFGVPIPITDSYRSYEAQVAVRAAKPHLAAVPGTSNHGWGIAVDLSYPISSGRSAEYVWLRVNGPDYGWDNPAWARPNGSKPEPWHFEFFAGGPIPDRAWSSSDVRTGGGSATPRGDRETPGSSTAPSGPKEPKPKPSDAPASTDSSKPEPKPSDSPEPKPKPSDSPKPSPSPSPSTSPKPSPSTSPKPSPSPSAEPKPSPSEEPTETTPEKAPEPEDPTKDPEDPTKDPEDPTKDPEEPNPDDPASRRQEPEE encoded by the coding sequence GTGAGCCAGCGTGAGGACGCTGACCAGGCAGCCCGGGCAGACGTCGAGGGCGACGTCGCCGTCGGGCGGCGCCGCGGTGCCGTGCGCGTGCTGGGCTCGGCGGTCGGGTCGGTGGTGCTGGCGGTCGGCTTCCTCGCCTCGTCGGTCGCGAGCGTCCCGTGGAACTCGTTCCCGTCGCACCAGTACGTCGCGGCCCCGGAGCCCGAGCCCGTCTCGGTCGGCCGCATCGGCGGCGTCGGCACGACGGCGGCGGGCCCGCAGACGATCGCCCAGGTCATGGAGGTCCTCGAGCGTGCCGAGCGCGCCGCGCTCTCCGCCGGGCACCCGCGCACCACCGAGATCGACCAGGCTGCCGCCGAGCTGGGCATGCTCCTCGCCGTCTACACCGCGCAGCAGAGCGCGCTCGCCGACCCGCGCCCCGGCGTCGTTCCGCCCGAGCAGCGCGCGGGCGCCGGCGCGGCCGGCACGGACGACACCGCGGTCCCGGTCTCCGACGCCGCACCGGTCGCGAACACGCTCGCGCCCGACGGCGGTGGGTCGCCCGAGCCGGGCACCTCGCCGTCCGCCCCGGCTGCGGCCGACGTCCCGCGCGCGCTCGCCGACCCGCACGCCGACGAGGCTGAGGCGCACGAGCACGGGGACGAGACGGTGACGTTCGAGGACGTCGTCGTCGCCGCGATGCGGCTCGCGAACCTGCTCGACCCCGCCGCCGCGACGTACGTGGCCGACATCCTGCCGGCCGACGGGCTCTCCCCCCGCGCCGTCGACGCGGCCCGCGCGCAGCTGACCGAGTCGCTGCTCGAGGTCGTCGAGCGGTACGCCGGGTCGCTCGACGGGTTCCGGAACGGCCGCATCCCCGCGTCGGCCCTGTGCCCGCTCGAGTTCGCGCCGGGCCACCTGCTGCGCTGCGACGCGGCCGAGCAGCTCACGCGCCTGAGCGAGGCGTACGAGGCGAAGTTCGGCGTCCCGATCCCGATCACGGACTCCTACCGCTCGTACGAGGCCCAGGTCGCCGTGCGCGCCGCCAAGCCGCACCTGGCCGCCGTGCCGGGCACGTCGAACCATGGCTGGGGCATCGCGGTCGACCTGTCGTACCCGATCTCCTCCGGCCGGTCGGCGGAGTACGTCTGGCTGCGGGTCAACGGCCCCGACTACGGGTGGGACAACCCGGCGTGGGCGCGGCCCAACGGGTCCAAGCCCGAGCCGTGGCACTTCGAGTTCTTCGCCGGCGGGCCTATCCCCGACCGCGCGTGGTCGTCGTCCGACGTGCGCACCGGCGGCGGGTCCGCGACGCCGCGCGGCGACCGCGAGACGCCGGGCTCGTCGACGGCGCCGTCCGGTCCGAAGGAGCCGAAGCCCAAGCCGTCCGACGCGCCGGCCTCGACCGACTCCTCGAAGCCCGAGCCCAAGCCGAGCGACTCGCCCGAGCCGAAGCCCAAGCCTTCGGACTCGCCCAAGCCGTCCCCGTCGCCGTCGCCGTCCACCTCGCCGAAGCCGTCGCCGTCCACCTCGCCGAAGCCGTCGCCGAGCCCCTCGGCCGAGCCGAAGCCGTCGCCCTCCGAAGAGCCGACGGAGACGACGCCGGAGAAGGCACCAGAGCCTGAGGATCCGACAAAGGACCCTGAGGATCCGACAAAGGACCCTGAGGATCCGACAAAGGACCCTGAGGAGCCGAACCCCGACGATCCTGCCTCCCGACGGCAGGAGCCGGAGGAGTGA
- a CDS encoding STAS domain-containing protein, producing MDTDTRTGSGSGITCRHTEDGTHLTLWGEVDAALRESASDAMATLAGRPAPLPITLDARDVTFIDSSGIAFILQVYMLGQETGAPVSLIEPSEAVSEVLEMVGMGGRIPVVSAAEAAG from the coding sequence ATGGACACCGACACGCGTACGGGATCGGGTTCCGGCATCACCTGCCGGCACACGGAGGACGGGACCCACCTCACGCTCTGGGGCGAGGTCGACGCCGCGCTGCGCGAGTCCGCGAGCGACGCCATGGCGACCCTCGCGGGCCGGCCCGCACCGCTGCCGATCACGCTCGACGCCCGGGACGTCACCTTCATCGACTCCTCGGGCATCGCCTTCATCCTGCAGGTCTACATGCTCGGCCAGGAGACCGGTGCGCCGGTGAGCCTGATCGAGCCGTCGGAGGCCGTCAGCGAGGTGCTCGAGATGGTGGGCATGGGCGGGCGCATCCCCGTCGTGTCGGCGGCCGAGGCCGCCGGCTGA
- a CDS encoding LacI family DNA-binding transcriptional regulator, with protein MPVTMSDVARAAGVSVMTVSNVLAGRKRVGEETRRRVLAAVDDLGYELNLTARHLRAGRTDTVALVVPRFDHPYFGELAARLARRLDRSGRHLVVEQSGASREGELEALTLARLHLYDGVLLSVVGMTPDDVARLRTTVPVVLLGEQDMPDRFDQVRMDNVEGARLATAHLLATGARRIAAVGGSTSGRGMTMVRTLGWRRAHEESGLPIDDALVVPCDVDLAGGRRAIRQLVAEGTPFDAVFAFTDTLATGVLAGLAEAGLRVPDDVQVVGFDNLDSSEFLVPGLTTVDPGHEAMADHALRLLDRLIDRAPDGDRGTAVVPEHVTGPVSLVVRGTTRPAA; from the coding sequence ATGCCGGTCACGATGAGCGACGTCGCACGCGCGGCGGGCGTGTCGGTCATGACCGTCTCCAACGTCCTCGCGGGGCGCAAGCGCGTCGGCGAGGAGACACGACGTCGCGTGCTCGCCGCCGTCGACGACCTCGGCTACGAGCTCAACCTCACCGCCCGCCACCTGCGCGCCGGCCGCACCGACACGGTCGCCCTCGTCGTACCGCGCTTCGACCACCCGTACTTCGGTGAGCTCGCGGCGCGGCTCGCGCGGCGCCTCGACCGCTCGGGCCGGCACCTCGTCGTCGAGCAGAGCGGCGCGAGCCGCGAGGGCGAGCTCGAGGCGCTGACGCTCGCGCGCCTGCACCTGTACGACGGCGTGCTGCTCAGCGTCGTCGGCATGACGCCCGACGACGTCGCGCGGCTGCGCACCACCGTGCCGGTCGTGCTGCTGGGCGAGCAGGACATGCCGGACCGGTTCGACCAGGTCCGCATGGACAACGTCGAGGGTGCCCGGTTGGCCACGGCGCACCTGCTCGCCACCGGGGCGCGCCGCATCGCGGCCGTGGGCGGGTCGACGAGCGGGCGAGGTATGACGATGGTGCGCACGCTCGGCTGGCGCCGCGCCCACGAGGAGTCGGGCCTGCCGATCGACGACGCGCTCGTCGTCCCCTGCGACGTCGACCTCGCCGGCGGCCGTCGCGCCATCCGTCAGCTCGTGGCCGAGGGCACGCCGTTCGACGCCGTCTTCGCGTTCACCGACACGCTCGCCACCGGGGTGCTCGCCGGGCTCGCCGAGGCGGGCCTGCGCGTGCCCGACGACGTCCAGGTCGTCGGCTTCGACAACCTCGACTCGTCGGAGTTCCTCGTCCCGGGCCTGACCACCGTGGACCCGGGACACGAGGCGATGGCCGACCATGCGCTGCGCCTGCTGGACCGGCTGATCGACCGGGCGCCTGACGGCGACCGGGGTACCGCCGTCGTGCCCGAGCACGTGACCGGGCCCGTGAGCCTCGTGGTGCGCGGGACGACGCGCCCCGCGGCCTGA
- a CDS encoding FitA-like ribbon-helix-helix domain-containing protein, producing MGTTITVRGLDDELHRQLKEQARSHHRSMEAEARAILAEGIGRPRVEVSWTAAAPAEGAGGDWIDRARELLADAWDDPGWHDDWLPERSHDPSRAPAELDG from the coding sequence ATGGGGACGACGATCACGGTTCGCGGGCTCGACGACGAGCTGCACCGCCAGCTCAAGGAGCAGGCGAGGTCGCACCACCGGTCCATGGAGGCCGAGGCGCGAGCGATCCTCGCCGAGGGCATCGGCCGGCCCCGGGTCGAGGTCAGCTGGACGGCCGCCGCACCCGCAGAGGGCGCCGGCGGCGACTGGATCGACCGTGCCCGGGAGCTGCTCGCCGATGCGTGGGACGACCCCGGGTGGCACGACGATTGGTTGCCCGAGCGCAGCCACGACCCGTCCCGTGCCCCGGCGGAGCTCGACGGGTGA
- a CDS encoding LamB/YcsF family protein gives MSSVDLNSDLGEGFGRWNLGDDAAMLALVSSANVACGFHAGDPATIRRTVRLAVGRGVAIGAHVGYRDLAGFGRRRMDVPSEELQADVAYQVGALAGLAAAEGGRVTYVKPHGALYNTAAVDERVARDVAEAVAAVDPSLVMLGLPGSPALAAASSAGLATAAEAFADRAYRADGTLVPRSEPGAVLHDPDDVARRMLRLATEGVVEAVDGTLVPVRADSICVHGDSPGAVAMAGRVRAVLLDAGVRVQAFAPADVRA, from the coding sequence ATGAGCTCCGTCGACCTCAACAGCGACCTCGGCGAGGGTTTCGGCCGCTGGAACCTGGGCGACGACGCCGCCATGCTCGCGCTCGTCTCGAGCGCCAACGTCGCCTGCGGCTTCCACGCCGGCGACCCGGCGACCATCCGCCGGACCGTGCGGCTCGCCGTCGGGCGCGGCGTCGCGATCGGCGCGCACGTCGGCTACCGGGACCTGGCGGGGTTCGGGCGCCGGCGCATGGACGTGCCGAGCGAGGAGCTGCAGGCCGACGTCGCCTACCAGGTCGGCGCCCTCGCCGGGCTCGCGGCCGCGGAGGGCGGTCGCGTCACGTACGTCAAGCCCCACGGCGCCCTGTACAACACGGCGGCCGTGGACGAGCGCGTGGCGCGCGACGTCGCCGAGGCGGTGGCCGCCGTCGACCCGTCGCTCGTGATGCTCGGGCTGCCGGGCAGCCCGGCGCTCGCGGCGGCGTCGTCCGCCGGGCTGGCCACCGCGGCCGAGGCGTTCGCCGACCGCGCGTACCGGGCCGACGGGACGCTCGTGCCGCGGTCGGAGCCCGGAGCGGTGCTGCACGACCCCGACGACGTCGCACGGCGCATGCTGCGGCTCGCGACCGAGGGCGTGGTCGAGGCCGTCGACGGGACGCTCGTGCCCGTGCGGGCCGACTCGATCTGCGTGCACGGCGACTCGCCGGGCGCCGTCGCGATGGCCGGGCGCGTGCGCGCGGTCCTGCTCGACGCCGGCGTGCGCGTGCAGGCGTTCGCCCCGGCCGACGTGCGGGCGTGA
- a CDS encoding DUF2087 domain-containing protein has protein sequence MTEPPATGDPRRFLRDGRLESLPRRWRDKVAVTRFLATRAMPHLLEPVGERELTDRLAELADDPVGLRRAMVDLGLVRRTRDGAEYWRTELTEHDPETAVEQAIDRALGDVSEGRG, from the coding sequence GTGACGGAACCGCCGGCGACCGGTGACCCACGCCGGTTCCTGCGCGACGGTCGTCTCGAGTCCCTGCCCCGCCGCTGGCGCGACAAGGTGGCGGTAACGCGCTTCCTGGCCACCCGGGCGATGCCTCACCTGCTCGAGCCCGTCGGGGAACGCGAGCTGACCGATCGCCTGGCCGAGCTTGCGGACGACCCGGTGGGCCTGCGTCGGGCGATGGTCGACCTCGGCCTGGTGCGCCGGACGCGTGACGGGGCCGAGTACTGGCGGACCGAGCTGACCGAGCACGACCCGGAGACCGCCGTCGAGCAGGCGATCGACCGTGCGCTCGGCGACGTGTCCGAGGGGCGAGGTTGA